The following are encoded together in the Microterricola viridarii genome:
- a CDS encoding diacylglycerol/lipid kinase family protein — MPTQSAPDDAAPVPAAKPRAAIVYNPSKSGVDELKKAVRQAEKDHGWGPSVWLETEVDDPGRSMAEKAVAMRVPLVIAAGGDGTVRSVAEGLRGTGTAMGIVPAGTGNLLARNLEIPVNDVALALEIAFAGAERRIDALLVDVTRPGSETERHVSLVMSGVGIDAAMISNTDPELKKRVGWLAYVNAGLRILPMSKPFHLHYRMEGRHSHRVRVATVLVANLGVLPGNIELIPDAVLDDGLLDVAVLQPKNAWGWLMIWRRVAWENRVLRKTVMGRQLLDLTGGDKRSEMVYLRGTGIELRIEEGVQELEIDGDEFGFVTAVGFSTDAGALLMRVPKES; from the coding sequence GTGCCTACCCAGAGTGCCCCGGATGACGCGGCCCCCGTACCCGCAGCAAAGCCGCGTGCGGCGATCGTCTACAACCCCAGCAAGAGCGGTGTGGACGAGCTGAAGAAGGCGGTGCGCCAGGCCGAGAAGGATCACGGCTGGGGGCCATCCGTCTGGCTCGAGACCGAGGTCGACGACCCGGGCCGCAGCATGGCGGAGAAGGCTGTGGCAATGCGGGTGCCGCTGGTCATCGCCGCGGGCGGCGACGGCACCGTGCGCTCGGTGGCTGAGGGGCTGCGCGGAACCGGAACCGCCATGGGCATCGTCCCGGCCGGCACCGGCAACCTGCTCGCCCGCAACCTCGAGATCCCCGTGAACGACGTCGCCCTCGCGTTGGAGATCGCCTTCGCCGGCGCCGAGCGCCGCATCGATGCCCTTCTGGTGGACGTGACCCGGCCGGGCTCCGAGACCGAACGGCACGTCTCGCTGGTGATGAGCGGTGTCGGCATCGACGCGGCCATGATCTCCAACACCGACCCCGAGCTGAAGAAGCGGGTGGGCTGGCTCGCCTACGTCAATGCGGGACTGCGGATTCTGCCCATGTCCAAGCCTTTCCACCTGCACTATCGCATGGAGGGCCGACACTCCCACCGGGTGCGCGTCGCCACCGTGCTGGTCGCCAACCTGGGCGTGCTGCCCGGCAACATCGAGCTGATCCCGGATGCCGTGCTAGACGACGGACTGCTCGACGTCGCCGTGCTGCAGCCGAAGAACGCCTGGGGCTGGCTGATGATCTGGCGCCGGGTGGCGTGGGAGAACCGCGTGCTGCGCAAGACAGTGATGGGCCGGCAGCTCCTCGATCTGACCGGCGGCGACAAGCGCAGCGAGATGGTCTACCTGCGCGGCACCGGCATCGAGCTGCGCATCGAGGAGGGCGTGCAGGAGCTCGAGATCGACGGCGATGAGTTCGGTTTCGTCACCGCGGTCGGCTTCAGCACGGATGCCGGCGCGCTGCTGATGCGGGTGCCGAAGGAGTCCTAG
- the pheA gene encoding prephenate dehydratase — MPAEETEPTVVSYSYLGPAGTFTEAALKQVPDAAGKTWHAVNNVGEALADVVSGRSTAAMIAMENSVEGGVSATQDALAKMPGLRIIGEYLVPVRFELVARPGTVLADVRTINAHPVAYAQCGSWLNATLPGHGHIPASSNVAAAATLLHGSLADAAIAPIGITEHYPLEVLATDIGDNNNAVTRFVLVSRSRVIPAPTGADKTSLIVELPDDVSGSLLGMLEQFSTRGVNLSLIESRPIGDALGRYRFIIDADGHINDERMADALLGLRRFSPNVLFLGSYPRADKQTIEFTSRYDDAIFVEARQWLDGLLDPTA, encoded by the coding sequence ATGCCTGCAGAAGAAACCGAGCCCACAGTGGTCAGTTACAGCTACCTGGGCCCGGCAGGCACGTTTACCGAGGCGGCGCTCAAGCAGGTGCCGGATGCCGCTGGCAAGACCTGGCACGCGGTGAACAACGTGGGAGAGGCGCTCGCCGACGTCGTCTCCGGGCGCAGCACTGCCGCGATGATCGCCATGGAGAACTCGGTCGAAGGTGGCGTCTCCGCCACCCAGGACGCCCTGGCGAAAATGCCCGGCCTCCGCATCATCGGAGAGTACCTGGTGCCTGTGCGCTTCGAGCTGGTCGCCCGGCCCGGCACCGTGCTGGCCGACGTGCGCACCATCAACGCCCACCCGGTCGCCTACGCCCAGTGCGGCAGTTGGCTGAATGCCACGCTGCCCGGCCACGGTCACATCCCGGCCTCCAGCAACGTCGCCGCTGCCGCGACCCTGCTGCACGGCAGCCTCGCGGATGCCGCGATCGCACCGATCGGCATCACCGAGCACTACCCGCTCGAGGTGCTGGCCACCGACATCGGCGACAACAACAACGCGGTCACCCGCTTCGTTCTGGTCAGCCGCAGCCGCGTCATCCCGGCGCCGACCGGGGCAGACAAGACCAGCCTCATCGTCGAACTGCCAGACGACGTCTCCGGCTCGCTGCTCGGCATGCTCGAGCAGTTCTCGACCCGCGGCGTGAATCTCAGCCTGATCGAGTCGCGGCCGATCGGCGACGCGCTCGGTCGCTACCGCTTCATCATCGACGCCGACGGGCACATCAATGACGAGCGGATGGCCGACGCGCTGCTCGGCCTCCGTCGCTTCAGCCCGAACGTGCTCTTCCTCGGCTCCTACCCGCGCGCCGACAAGCAGACGATCGAGTTCACCTCTCGCTACGACGACGCCATCTTCGTCGAGGCGCGGCAGTGGCTGGATGGGCTGCTCGACCCGACGGCGTAG
- the serS gene encoding serine--tRNA ligase, with translation MIDPVLLRENPDLIKASQEARGDSVELVDEALAADAERRAAIALFEQLRSEQNVFSKKVGRAAPDEKKALLAEVQELAARVKAASAAASEAEARFTTAIRAIGNPIIDGVPAGGEANFVTLRTHGDTPTFDFEPRDHLELGEMLGAIDMGRGAKVSGARFYFLKGIGARLEIALMNMALDRALAAGFTPLITPTLVRPEIMDGTGFLGEHSDEIYYLPADDLYLTGTSEVALAGYHSDEIIDVQAEPLRYAGWSTCYRREAGSGGKDTRGIIRVHQFNKLEMFAYVLPEHAEAEHDRLVALQEDMLQSLGLSYRVIDVAAGDLGSSAARKFDIEAWVPTQGAYRELTSTSNCTTFQARRLDIRYRTESGKTTPVATLNGTLATTRWIVAMLETHQQADGSVVVPVALRPYLGGLEKIEPIAK, from the coding sequence GTGATTGATCCCGTACTGCTGCGCGAAAACCCCGATCTCATCAAGGCATCGCAAGAGGCCCGCGGAGACTCCGTCGAACTCGTCGATGAGGCGCTTGCCGCCGACGCCGAGCGTCGGGCCGCGATCGCGCTGTTCGAGCAGCTGCGCAGCGAGCAGAACGTGTTCAGTAAGAAGGTCGGCCGGGCCGCGCCCGACGAGAAGAAGGCGCTGCTCGCCGAGGTGCAGGAGCTCGCCGCCCGAGTCAAGGCCGCCAGCGCCGCCGCGAGCGAGGCAGAGGCGCGTTTCACCACAGCCATCCGCGCCATCGGCAACCCGATCATCGACGGCGTCCCCGCCGGCGGCGAGGCCAACTTCGTCACGCTGCGCACCCACGGTGACACCCCCACCTTCGACTTCGAGCCGCGCGACCACCTGGAGCTCGGCGAGATGCTCGGCGCCATCGACATGGGGCGCGGCGCCAAGGTCAGCGGTGCCCGCTTCTACTTCCTCAAGGGCATCGGCGCCCGCCTCGAGATCGCGCTGATGAACATGGCGCTGGACCGGGCGCTCGCCGCCGGTTTCACCCCGCTCATCACGCCGACTCTGGTGCGCCCCGAGATCATGGACGGCACCGGGTTCCTCGGCGAGCACTCCGACGAGATCTACTACCTGCCCGCCGACGACCTGTACCTCACCGGCACCAGCGAGGTCGCCCTCGCCGGCTACCACTCCGATGAGATCATCGACGTGCAGGCCGAGCCGCTGCGCTACGCCGGCTGGTCCACCTGCTACCGCCGCGAGGCCGGCTCCGGCGGCAAGGACACCCGCGGCATCATCCGCGTGCACCAGTTCAACAAGCTCGAGATGTTCGCCTACGTGCTGCCGGAGCACGCCGAGGCCGAGCACGACCGCCTCGTCGCCCTGCAGGAGGACATGCTGCAGTCGCTCGGCCTCAGCTACCGCGTCATCGACGTCGCCGCCGGCGATCTCGGCTCCAGCGCGGCCCGCAAGTTCGACATCGAGGCCTGGGTGCCCACCCAGGGCGCGTACCGCGAGCTGACCAGCACCAGCAACTGCACCACGTTCCAGGCGCGCCGCCTCGACATCCGCTACCGCACCGAGTCGGGCAAGACCACCCCGGTCGCCACCCTGAACGGCACGCTGGCCACCACGCGCTGGATCGTCGCGATGCTCGAGACGCACCAGCAGGCCGACGGCTCCGTCGTGGTGCCGGTGGCGCTGCGGCCCTACCTCGGCGGCCTCGAGAAGATCGAACCGATCGCAAAATGA